One window of Sardina pilchardus chromosome 2, fSarPil1.1, whole genome shotgun sequence genomic DNA carries:
- the LOC134099911 gene encoding GTPase IMAP family member 7-like codes for MAVLLGCRAAGKSSSANTILGRQECDLRSSTAQCVKRQGEVAGRQLTVVEAPGWWSNVSLKSTPEPTKQRILHSVGVCSPGPHVLLIHIPVQVTFTEDIMRNLQEHLELLGEGVWRHTVVLFTYGGWLGGAPIEQHIEIEGCLKHLVEKCGNRYHVIDNENKGDQRQISELMERLEETITENEGGHYTIAMETLMAAEIRAASVLSQLQEISEKIRNMLSQVMETIPAGSDSPADQHVLQELDRVRGLLHTEAQETDTELSRETGMFRNRIQF; via the coding sequence atggcTGTGCTGCTGGGATGCCGAGCTGCAGGGAAGAGCTCAAGTGCcaacaccatcctgggcagaCAGGAGTGTGACCTGCGGAGCAGcacagctcagtgtgtgaagagacaggGGGAGGTAGCCGGCAGACAGCTCACTGTGGTGGAGGCTCCAGGATGGTGGAGCAACGTCAGCCTCAAGAGCACTCCTGAGCCCACCAAGCAGAGGATCCTACAcagcgtgggtgtgtgtagtcCAGGACCTCACGTCCTCTTGATACACATACCTGTGCAGGTCACCTTCACCGAGGACATCATGAGGAACCTGCAGGAACACCTGGAGCTCCTCGGGGAGGGTGTGTGGAGACACACCGTGGTGCTGTTCACCTACGGGGGCTGGCTAGGGGGCGCTCCCATTGAGCAGCACATCGAGATTGAAGGGTGCCTCAAACATCtggtagagaaatgtgggaacagataTCACGTCATTGACAACGAAAACAAAGGCGACCAAAGACAGATCTCCGAGCTGATGGAGAGGTTGGAGGAAACCATCACGGAAAATGAGGGCGGTCATTACACAATCGCCATGGAGACTTTGATGGCGGCGGAGATCCGAGCCGCATCTGTCCTGTCCCAGCTGCAGGAGATCAGTGAGAAGATTAGGAACATGCTGTCGCAGGTGATGGAGACCATTCCAGCAGGAAGTGACTCTCCAGCTGACCAACACGTGTTGCAGGAGCTGGACAGAGTGAGGGGTCTACTCCACACAGAGGCTCAAGAGACGGACACGGAACTAAGTAGAGAGACGGGTATGTTCCGCAATAGAATACAGTTCTAA